A part of Micromonospora chersina genomic DNA contains:
- a CDS encoding acetyl/propionyl/methylcrotonyl-CoA carboxylase subunit alpha, translating to MIRKLLVANRGEIARRIFATCRALGVTTVAVHSDADADAPFVAEADLAVRLPGNTPAETYLRIDLVLDAARRAGADAVHPGYGFLAENADFAAAVTDAGLTWVGPPAKAIAAMGDKMAAKALLADAGVPMLPTWTEADQVTGFPVLVKAAAGGGGRGMRVVRDAAGLAEAVAGARREAAAAFGDGTVFIERYVERGRHVEVQIFGDTHGTVVALGVRDCSIQRRHQKIVEEAPGVLPPEVRARLHEAAVAAGRAVDYVGAGTVEFLLAPDGEVHFLEMNTRLQVEHPVTEAVTGWDLVRLQLLVAEGEPLPLTATPPADGHAIEVRLCAEDPAQGFRPATGTLHRFAIPGVAGEFTPTKGLRLDSGVVDGSAVSVHYDSMLAKLVAWAPTRAEAARALAGALARAELHGVTTNRDLLVRVLRSREFGAAAADTSFLERHEEVFAPLLAADQLPLVALAAALAGAAGRRAAAPVLGGLPSGWRNVPAFPQVTRFAGPDGEIEVRYRLDRTGTLADWSVSPAPASTTQDGPAAGGDGPPDMTVVEAAPDRVVLDVDGTRRAFRVHRVGAEVFVDGPDGAASLTELPRFPLPTAELAAGSLLAPLPGAVTRVHVEVGQRVTAGDLLLTLEAMKLEHPVLAPTDGVVAELPVPAGGQVDTGAVLAVVTEEDPR from the coding sequence ATGATTCGAAAACTGCTCGTTGCCAACCGCGGGGAGATCGCCCGCCGGATCTTCGCCACCTGCCGGGCGCTCGGCGTCACGACTGTCGCCGTGCACTCCGACGCGGACGCGGACGCGCCCTTCGTGGCCGAGGCCGACCTGGCCGTCCGGCTGCCCGGCAACACGCCGGCCGAGACGTACCTGCGCATCGACCTCGTCCTCGACGCGGCCCGGCGGGCCGGCGCGGACGCGGTCCACCCGGGCTACGGCTTCCTGGCCGAGAACGCCGACTTCGCCGCGGCGGTCACCGACGCCGGGCTGACCTGGGTCGGCCCGCCGGCCAAGGCGATAGCCGCCATGGGCGACAAGATGGCGGCCAAGGCCCTGCTCGCCGACGCGGGCGTGCCCATGCTGCCGACCTGGACCGAGGCCGACCAGGTGACGGGCTTCCCGGTGCTGGTCAAGGCCGCCGCGGGCGGCGGCGGGCGGGGCATGCGGGTGGTCCGCGACGCCGCCGGGCTCGCCGAGGCCGTGGCGGGCGCGCGCCGCGAGGCGGCCGCGGCGTTCGGCGACGGCACGGTCTTCATCGAGCGGTACGTCGAGCGCGGCCGGCACGTCGAGGTGCAGATCTTCGGCGACACGCACGGCACGGTGGTGGCCCTCGGGGTGCGCGACTGCTCGATCCAGCGCCGCCACCAGAAGATCGTCGAGGAGGCGCCGGGCGTCCTGCCGCCGGAGGTGCGGGCGCGGCTGCACGAGGCGGCGGTGGCCGCCGGCCGGGCGGTGGACTACGTCGGCGCCGGGACCGTCGAGTTCCTGCTCGCGCCCGACGGCGAGGTCCACTTCCTGGAGATGAACACCCGCCTCCAGGTGGAGCACCCGGTCACCGAGGCGGTCACCGGGTGGGACCTGGTCCGGCTGCAACTGCTGGTCGCCGAGGGCGAACCGCTGCCGCTGACGGCCACCCCGCCGGCCGACGGCCACGCCATCGAGGTGCGGCTCTGCGCCGAGGACCCGGCTCAGGGCTTCCGCCCGGCCACCGGCACCCTGCACCGCTTCGCGATCCCGGGGGTGGCCGGCGAGTTCACCCCGACGAAGGGCCTGCGGCTGGACTCCGGGGTGGTGGACGGCTCGGCGGTGAGCGTCCACTACGACTCGATGCTCGCCAAGCTGGTCGCCTGGGCGCCCACCCGGGCCGAGGCCGCCCGCGCCCTGGCCGGCGCGCTGGCCCGGGCCGAGCTGCACGGCGTGACCACCAACCGGGACCTGCTGGTCCGGGTGCTGCGCAGCCGTGAGTTCGGCGCGGCGGCGGCCGACACCAGCTTCCTGGAGCGGCACGAGGAGGTCTTCGCGCCGCTGCTGGCGGCCGACCAGCTCCCCCTGGTCGCCCTGGCCGCCGCGCTGGCGGGCGCCGCCGGGCGTCGCGCGGCCGCGCCCGTCCTGGGCGGGCTCCCCTCGGGCTGGCGGAACGTGCCGGCCTTCCCGCAGGTCACCCGCTTCGCCGGCCCGGACGGCGAGATCGAGGTCCGGTACCGGCTGGACCGCACGGGCACGCTCGCCGACTGGTCGGTGTCGCCGGCCCCCGCCTCGACCACCCAGGACGGGCCGGCGGCGGGCGGCGACGGACCGCCGGACATGACGGTGGTCGAGGCCGCTCCCGACCGCGTCGTGCTCGACGTCGACGGGACGCGGCGGGCGTTCCGCGTACACCGGGTGGGTGCGGAGGTCTTCGTGGACGGCCCGGACGGGGCGGCGAGCCTCACCGAGCTGCCGCGCTTCCCCCTGCCCACCGCGGAGCTGGCCGCCGGGTCGCTGCTCGCGCCGCTGCCCGGCGCGGTGACCCGGGTGCACGTCGAGGTCGGCCAGCGGGTCACCGCCGGCGACCTGCTGCTGACCCTCGAAGCGATGAAGCTCGAACACCCCGTGCTCGCCCCGACCGACGGCGTGGTGGCGGAGCTGCCGGTGCCGGCCGGCGGCCAGGTCGACACCGGGGCCGTGCTGGCCGTGGTCACTGAGGAGGACCCGCGATGA